A single region of the Selenomonas sp. oral taxon 920 genome encodes:
- a CDS encoding ArsB/NhaD family transporter, with protein sequence MMENATIVAIVIFVIAYALIISEKVHRTIVGLFGAMLMILCGIIEQETAVHHIDFNTLGLLMGMMIIVNITSETGLFNFLAIWAAQKVKAQPIALLVVLSTITMVCSALLDNVTTVLLTVPITFSITSQLKVDVMPYLISQILASNIGGTATLIGDPPNIMIGSAVGLDFMAFVENLTIISIIIFILVQFILIALYHKGLHTQPELQDKIMRLPAGAQITDHSLLKKCLAVIFLTITLFVLHGSLGLESATVALSGAGLLLLLTATRDEETIVKVLSKIEWPAIFFFGGLFILVGALVETGVIRMLAAEAIKATGGDVEATAILILWMSAFASAFIDNIPFVATLIPLIQDMGQMGLTNLDPMWWSLALGACLGGNGTLIGASANVVVASMSAQRGRPISFIGFMKIALPIMTFTIIISNIYIYIRYL encoded by the coding sequence ATGATGGAAAATGCAACGATAGTGGCAATCGTCATCTTCGTTATTGCGTACGCGCTCATCATCTCCGAAAAGGTGCACCGCACCATCGTCGGACTGTTCGGCGCAATGCTCATGATACTCTGCGGCATCATTGAACAGGAGACTGCAGTCCACCATATTGACTTCAATACGTTGGGGCTCCTCATGGGTATGATGATCATTGTGAATATTACGAGCGAAACGGGACTTTTCAACTTTCTCGCTATTTGGGCAGCACAGAAGGTAAAGGCGCAGCCGATCGCGCTCCTCGTCGTGCTCTCGACCATCACGATGGTCTGCTCGGCCCTCCTCGACAACGTCACAACGGTTCTGCTGACCGTGCCCATTACCTTCAGCATTACCTCGCAGCTCAAGGTCGATGTCATGCCCTATCTCATCTCACAGATTCTCGCCTCGAACATCGGCGGCACGGCAACCCTCATCGGTGATCCGCCGAACATCATGATCGGCAGTGCGGTCGGACTTGACTTCATGGCATTTGTGGAAAATCTGACGATCATCTCAATAATTATCTTTATCTTGGTACAATTCATTCTTATCGCTCTCTACCACAAGGGGCTGCATACCCAGCCGGAGCTCCAGGACAAGATTATGCGTCTGCCTGCAGGGGCGCAGATCACGGATCACAGCCTTCTGAAGAAATGCCTTGCGGTTATCTTCCTCACCATCACACTCTTTGTTCTGCACGGCAGTCTCGGACTCGAATCTGCGACTGTTGCGCTCTCGGGTGCGGGCCTTCTGCTCCTCCTGACGGCGACGCGTGATGAGGAGACAATCGTCAAGGTGCTCTCCAAGATCGAGTGGCCGGCGATTTTCTTCTTCGGCGGCCTCTTCATCCTCGTCGGTGCACTCGTAGAGACGGGAGTGATTCGCATGCTCGCCGCCGAGGCAATCAAGGCGACGGGCGGCGATGTTGAAGCGACGGCGATCCTCATCCTCTGGATGAGCGCATTCGCATCGGCATTTATTGATAACATTCCGTTTGTGGCAACTCTGATCCCGCTTATTCAGGACATGGGACAGATGGGGCTCACGAACCTCGATCCGATGTGGTGGTCGCTTGCCCTCGGCGCGTGTCTTGGCGGCAATGGTACACTTATCGGCGCGAGCGCGAACGTTGTCGTTGCATCCATGTCGGCGCAGCGCGGACGTCCGATCTCCTTCATCGGCTTCATGAAGATCGCGCTCCCGATCATGACGTTTACCATCATTATCTCGAACATCTATATCTACATTCGCTATCTCTGA
- a CDS encoding DUF1848 domain-containing protein: MILHTGMRTDIPAFYAPWFVNRLCAGEVCVRNPYDSQQVTRYLLDPRVVDLIAFCTKNPAPMLPHIDLLAPFGQFWYVTITPYGRDIEPHVLPWQEVARSFRQLSAIVGIHRIGWRYDPIIIDERHTIDWHRQQFAQMAEMLAGATQMVVISFLMRYAKTRRNFPTSRDVTRSERLELGACIVETARTHGMTVYPCGGGDELAAFGADTGGCMTPRIYERALGRQIRFPKYQRQRKECDCYLGADIGAYDSCPHLCRYCYANTHFTRVAKNRCRHDPASSFLIGHAEPGDRVHNAVQESWLNMQERLF, translated from the coding sequence ATGATTCTGCATACGGGAATGCGTACGGATATCCCTGCGTTCTATGCGCCGTGGTTCGTGAACCGTTTGTGTGCAGGCGAGGTCTGTGTACGCAATCCCTACGACAGTCAGCAGGTCACGCGCTATCTCCTCGACCCGCGCGTCGTCGATCTCATTGCATTCTGCACGAAGAATCCTGCGCCCATGCTCCCCCATATAGATCTTCTCGCACCGTTCGGGCAGTTCTGGTACGTTACCATTACGCCCTACGGAAGGGACATTGAACCGCATGTGTTGCCGTGGCAGGAGGTTGCCCGCTCCTTTCGGCAGCTGTCTGCAATCGTCGGTATACACCGCATTGGTTGGCGTTACGATCCCATCATCATCGACGAACGACATACGATTGACTGGCATCGGCAGCAATTCGCTCAGATGGCGGAGATGCTTGCGGGGGCGACGCAGATGGTTGTCATCAGCTTCCTCATGCGCTACGCCAAGACGCGGCGCAACTTTCCCACATCGCGTGATGTCACGCGTTCGGAGCGTCTGGAACTTGGCGCGTGTATTGTAGAGACAGCGAGAACGCATGGCATGACTGTCTATCCGTGCGGCGGCGGGGATGAACTCGCCGCATTCGGTGCGGATACGGGCGGCTGCATGACGCCGCGCATCTACGAACGTGCTCTCGGGAGGCAGATACGGTTCCCAAAATATCAGCGACAGCGCAAGGAATGCGACTGTTATCTCGGGGCGGACATCGGCGCGTACGACAGCTGCCCGCATCTCTGCCGCTACTGCTACGCAAATACGCATTTTACACGTGTCGCAAAGAACAGATGCCGGCACGATCCTGCTTCGTCCTTCCTCATCGGACACGCGGAGCCCGGTGACCGTGTGCATAACGCCGTGCAGGAGAGCTGGCTGAACATGCAGGAGAGACTGTTCTGA
- a CDS encoding PepSY domain-containing protein: MEVQNLKDQVKQAFTPARLKKAAVLAGVVTTGGAYWNHQQVEARSLMEKQARTEMIAAQAAQRNIILLDEDSVRTIAAEAIGKPLSELNFRPIYLDVRDHDDHHWEDHGTRLNHEPTALPQQTPASPTGYTAASEAPIQPDSRPFYKVKCYAGNMEYKLRIDAVTGTVLSSKAEVDDDIF; encoded by the coding sequence ATGGAAGTGCAGAATCTCAAAGATCAGGTCAAGCAGGCATTCACCCCGGCACGTCTGAAAAAGGCGGCTGTGCTCGCCGGCGTTGTCACAACAGGCGGAGCATACTGGAATCATCAGCAGGTGGAGGCACGTTCCCTCATGGAGAAGCAGGCCCGCACAGAGATGATTGCTGCACAGGCAGCGCAGCGGAACATCATCTTGCTGGACGAGGACAGCGTTCGAACGATTGCAGCAGAAGCAATTGGAAAGCCGCTGTCAGAACTGAATTTCCGTCCGATCTATCTTGACGTACGGGATCACGATGACCACCATTGGGAAGATCACGGAACACGTTTGAACCATGAACCGACGGCATTGCCGCAACAGACACCAGCATCTCCGACAGGGTACACAGCTGCCTCCGAGGCACCGATACAGCCCGATTCTCGCCCCTTCTACAAGGTGAAATGCTACGCAGGCAACATGGAGTACAAGCTTCGGATCGACGCTGTAACAGGCACTGTTCTGTCAAGCAAAGCGGAAGTGGATGACGATATTTTTTAA
- a CDS encoding response regulator transcription factor, with the protein MKKVLLVEDDGDIAELERDYLEADGFAVDVSSDGDEGMRLARTGDYCLILLDVMLPSADGFAICRAVRKERDIPILMVSARLEDVDKIRALGLGADDYIVKPFSPSELVARVKAHIARYERLKGDVQESIPALHFGALEIQPQTHRIFVSGREVRLAAREFELLLFLAQHPQIVFSKETLYDRVWSLDAVGSTSTVSVHMNRLREKIETDPANPCWLQTVWGAGYRFNSEATGNI; encoded by the coding sequence ATGAAGAAGGTGCTGCTTGTCGAGGATGATGGTGATATTGCAGAACTCGAGCGCGACTATCTCGAGGCGGACGGCTTTGCCGTCGATGTCTCGTCCGACGGCGACGAGGGAATGCGTCTTGCACGCACGGGAGACTACTGTCTGATTCTGCTGGATGTCATGCTGCCCAGTGCGGATGGCTTTGCAATTTGCCGTGCCGTTCGTAAGGAACGCGACATTCCGATCCTCATGGTCTCGGCGCGTCTCGAAGACGTGGATAAAATTCGCGCGCTCGGACTTGGCGCAGATGACTACATCGTGAAGCCGTTCAGCCCGAGTGAACTGGTTGCACGTGTCAAGGCACATATCGCGCGTTATGAGCGCCTGAAAGGAGATGTGCAGGAATCTATTCCCGCCCTGCACTTCGGTGCACTTGAAATACAGCCGCAGACGCATCGCATATTCGTCTCGGGGCGTGAGGTACGTCTTGCTGCACGCGAGTTTGAACTTCTTCTCTTCCTCGCGCAGCACCCCCAGATCGTATTCAGCAAGGAGACACTATATGACCGCGTCTGGAGTCTGGATGCCGTCGGCAGTACCTCCACGGTGTCCGTTCATATGAACCGCCTCCGCGAAAAGATCGAGACCGATCCTGCGAATCCATGCTGGCTTCAGACCGTCTGGGGCGCGGGTTACCGATTTAACAGCGAGGCAACAGGGAACATTTGA
- a CDS encoding zinc-ribbon domain containing protein codes for MAFEDKTLVCKECGGSFVFTAGEQEFYAEKGFENEPARCRDCRDKRRRGRDEQNSGERQMFHVVCAECGKDTEVPFEPKTDRPVYCRDCFNAKRAARF; via the coding sequence ATGGCATTTGAAGACAAGACACTCGTATGCAAAGAATGCGGCGGCAGCTTCGTGTTCACGGCCGGTGAGCAGGAGTTCTATGCGGAGAAGGGCTTTGAGAACGAGCCGGCACGCTGCCGTGACTGCCGCGACAAGCGTCGCCGCGGTCGTGACGAGCAGAACAGCGGCGAGCGTCAGATGTTCCATGTGGTCTGTGCCGAGTGCGGCAAGGATACGGAAGTTCCGTTCGAGCCGAAGACGGATCGTCCGGTCTACTGCCGCGACTGCTTCAATGCGAAGCGCGCAGCACGTTTCTAA
- a CDS encoding basic amino acid ABC transporter substrate-binding protein, with the protein MKLKKLALVLTGALVSLALVGCGGGGDQAKQEAKVLRVGAAVDFAPFEFQDEGQKEYQGFDMDLIRAIAKEMGSEAEIQNIGFDGLIPALQAKNIDVIISGMTINDERKQKVNFSDPYYQSGLTMIVRSDEEAIKSFKDLKGHKVAVQIGTTSANMVKEMEGVTVTELNTPADCFMELKARGVDAVVNDRPVNDYYIKQTQAVGVKSLEDKLSAEDYGIAMAKDNADLQKKVNEALKKLHENGEYDKIYQKWFGASK; encoded by the coding sequence ATGAAACTGAAGAAATTGGCACTTGTTCTGACCGGTGCTCTCGTGAGTCTCGCGCTTGTCGGCTGCGGCGGCGGCGGTGATCAGGCGAAGCAGGAGGCAAAGGTGCTGCGCGTGGGTGCTGCGGTGGACTTTGCGCCGTTCGAGTTCCAGGATGAAGGACAGAAGGAGTATCAGGGCTTTGACATGGATCTCATCCGTGCGATTGCCAAGGAGATGGGCAGTGAGGCAGAGATCCAGAACATCGGCTTTGATGGTCTGATCCCTGCGCTTCAGGCGAAGAACATTGATGTCATCATCAGCGGCATGACGATCAATGATGAGCGCAAGCAGAAGGTGAACTTCTCCGATCCGTACTACCAGTCGGGTCTTACGATGATCGTCCGCAGCGATGAGGAAGCGATTAAGTCGTTCAAGGATCTGAAGGGGCATAAGGTCGCCGTTCAGATCGGTACGACGAGTGCGAACATGGTCAAGGAGATGGAGGGCGTTACGGTCACTGAGCTGAACACGCCCGCAGACTGCTTCATGGAGCTCAAGGCGCGCGGCGTGGATGCTGTCGTCAATGACCGCCCCGTCAACGACTATTACATCAAGCAGACGCAGGCGGTCGGTGTGAAGTCCCTCGAGGACAAGCTCTCTGCCGAGGACTACGGCATTGCGATGGCGAAGGACAATGCCGACCTCCAGAAGAAGGTCAACGAGGCCCTCAAGAAGCTGCATGAGAACGGCGAATACGACAAGATCTATCAGAAGTGGTTCGGAGCGAGCAAGTAA
- a CDS encoding RluA family pseudouridine synthase, translated as MTEHIVTLPEGAECPAKAYLMHTCGISSGLWKRIKHSGTFAVNGLPVIAARTMLHTGDIVSYELPIVSSVTPEQLPLVIVYEDADLLIIDKPAGQLVHPTTREAHGTVANAVRGLYEARGMTLDFHPCHRLDRNTTGLLLIAKHPEVQYQMAKQDTLTREYLALIDGALTPPIGTIDAPIARALPSIILRRVAPDGKPARTHYRTEWTNVHHSLLRLHLETGRTHQIRVHLAHLGHPLLGDDLYGGRTDLIPRHALHSAQLTLTHPRTGERLSVESLLPEDMARILSL; from the coding sequence ATGACGGAGCACATTGTCACGCTTCCGGAGGGGGCAGAATGCCCCGCTAAGGCGTATCTTATGCATACGTGCGGGATTTCCTCAGGGCTGTGGAAGCGCATCAAACACAGCGGCACATTTGCCGTGAACGGCCTCCCTGTAATTGCCGCGCGCACCATGCTGCATACGGGTGACATTGTCTCCTATGAGCTGCCAATTGTCAGCTCCGTCACCCCCGAGCAGCTTCCGCTTGTGATTGTTTACGAGGACGCAGATCTCCTTATCATTGACAAGCCTGCGGGGCAGCTCGTTCATCCGACGACAAGAGAAGCGCACGGAACCGTCGCCAATGCCGTGCGCGGGCTTTACGAGGCACGGGGCATGACGCTCGACTTTCATCCGTGCCACCGCCTCGACCGCAATACGACAGGACTGCTGCTCATCGCAAAGCATCCCGAGGTGCAATATCAAATGGCAAAACAGGATACGCTTACACGCGAATATCTTGCACTGATTGATGGAGCACTTACGCCGCCAATCGGCACGATTGACGCACCGATAGCACGCGCCCTGCCGAGTATCATTCTGCGCCGTGTCGCTCCCGACGGGAAGCCCGCGCGCACACATTATCGGACGGAGTGGACGAATGTACATCATTCCCTTCTGCGTCTGCATCTTGAGACGGGGCGCACGCACCAAATCCGCGTCCACCTCGCCCATCTGGGACATCCCCTGCTTGGAGATGACCTCTACGGCGGCAGGACGGATCTCATCCCACGCCACGCACTCCATTCAGCTCAGCTCACCCTCACGCATCCGCGCACAGGTGAACGGCTCTCCGTGGAGTCCCTGCTGCCAGAAGATATGGCACGCATTCTCTCATTGTAA
- the uraA gene encoding uracil permease codes for MSQKTIDTTERPPLLTTIPLSLQHLFAMFGSTVLVPILFHVNPATVLLFNGIGTLFYLILCKGKIPAYLGSSFAFLSPVFLVLSQYSYEAALGGFIVVGIVFCIVSFIVHTIGTSWIDVIFPPASMGAIVAVIGLELMPTAANMAGLTGENTDATAIFVSIATLAITIFASMAFRGFLSIIPILIGVVAGYVIAFTVGIVDLSHVESAPWFAIPTIYTPEFDLRAILIILPASIVVIVEHIGHLIVTGNIVGRNLAKDPGLDRSLLGNGVSTIFSGFFGSTPNTTYGENIGVLAITKVYSTWVIGGAAIFAILLSCLGKLAALIQSIPVPVMGGVSMLLFGVIAASGIRILVEAKVDYNNPMNLLLTSIVMGLGVSTASLTIGTVTLRGMALATVIAVILSISFRIILALRRSEQTRSE; via the coding sequence ATGTCCCAAAAGACGATTGACACAACGGAGCGTCCGCCGCTCCTGACCACCATCCCGCTGTCCCTGCAGCACCTTTTCGCCATGTTTGGCTCGACCGTACTCGTGCCGATCCTCTTTCACGTCAATCCAGCGACCGTCCTGCTCTTCAACGGCATCGGCACACTGTTCTACCTCATCCTCTGCAAGGGGAAGATTCCCGCGTACCTCGGCTCGAGTTTCGCCTTTCTCTCCCCTGTCTTCCTCGTACTCTCCCAATACAGCTATGAGGCGGCACTCGGCGGCTTCATCGTCGTCGGTATCGTTTTCTGTATCGTCAGCTTCATCGTGCACACGATCGGGACGAGCTGGATCGACGTGATCTTTCCGCCTGCCTCGATGGGTGCGATTGTCGCTGTCATCGGTCTGGAGCTGATGCCAACGGCGGCAAACATGGCGGGGTTGACGGGCGAAAACACGGATGCAACCGCCATCTTCGTCTCGATTGCAACGCTTGCCATCACCATCTTTGCCTCGATGGCATTCCGCGGTTTCCTCTCCATCATCCCGATTCTCATCGGCGTTGTCGCAGGCTATGTCATTGCATTCACCGTCGGCATTGTCGATCTCTCGCACGTTGAGAGTGCGCCATGGTTTGCGATTCCGACCATCTATACGCCGGAGTTCGACCTGCGTGCGATTCTCATCATTCTCCCTGCCTCCATCGTCGTCATCGTGGAGCACATCGGACATCTCATTGTCACAGGCAACATCGTCGGGCGCAACCTCGCTAAGGATCCGGGGCTAGACCGCTCCCTCCTCGGCAACGGCGTTTCGACAATCTTCTCCGGCTTCTTTGGCTCAACGCCGAATACAACCTACGGTGAGAACATCGGCGTGCTGGCCATCACAAAGGTCTACTCCACATGGGTCATCGGCGGTGCCGCCATCTTTGCAATCCTGCTCTCCTGCCTCGGCAAGCTCGCCGCGCTCATCCAAAGTATCCCCGTTCCCGTCATGGGCGGTGTCTCCATGCTGCTCTTCGGCGTGATTGCCGCCTCGGGCATTCGCATCCTCGTCGAGGCAAAGGTGGACTACAACAACCCGATGAACCTCCTCCTCACCTCCATCGTTATGGGGCTCGGTGTATCCACTGCAAGCCTTACGATTGGAACGGTCACGCTGCGCGGCATGGCACTTGCAACCGTAATCGCAGTCATCCTCTCCATCTCCTTCCGCATCATCCTTGCCCTGCGCCGTTCAGAGCAAACGCGAAGCGAATGA
- a CDS encoding type I phosphomannose isomerase catalytic subunit produces the protein MKYPMKLIAPLKDYLWGGTRLRDEYGKETQLTQVAESWELACHKDGKSVIANGAAAGQTLADWLAAAGVDALGTNAAKFPYFPLLIKLIDAHDNLSVQVHPSDNYALRVEGEYGKTEMWYIVDAAPGAELLYGFQREISREEFQRRIEDNTLLDVVQRVPVQKGDVFFIPAGTLHAIGKGILICEIQQNSNTTYRIYDYGRIGADGRPRDLHIEKALEVTHLAPVEPYTVFGTVVDIFLGARVRLLAACDYFTVYHLRAAGECTLAAGDDSFHCLTVLSGHLTLRSERGEIEAWKGESIFLPAGLGAYSLTGVGELILSKI, from the coding sequence ATGAAATATCCGATGAAACTGATTGCACCGCTGAAGGATTATCTCTGGGGCGGCACGCGGCTAAGGGATGAATACGGCAAAGAGACGCAGCTGACCCAGGTTGCCGAGAGCTGGGAACTCGCCTGCCATAAGGACGGCAAAAGTGTCATCGCAAACGGCGCAGCGGCAGGGCAGACCCTCGCAGATTGGCTCGCGGCGGCAGGTGTGGATGCGCTCGGCACGAATGCGGCGAAGTTTCCCTATTTTCCACTCCTTATTAAACTTATTGACGCACATGACAATCTCTCTGTGCAGGTGCACCCCTCTGATAATTATGCCCTGCGGGTCGAAGGGGAGTACGGAAAGACCGAGATGTGGTACATTGTGGACGCTGCGCCGGGGGCGGAACTGCTTTATGGCTTCCAACGGGAGATATCGCGGGAGGAATTTCAGCGGCGGATTGAGGACAATACCCTCCTTGATGTTGTGCAGCGTGTGCCCGTGCAGAAGGGGGATGTATTCTTCATTCCTGCTGGCACACTGCATGCAATCGGCAAGGGCATTCTTATCTGCGAGATTCAGCAGAATTCGAATACGACCTACCGTATCTATGACTATGGGCGCATTGGCGCAGACGGCAGACCGCGCGATCTCCATATCGAAAAGGCGCTCGAGGTGACGCATCTCGCTCCGGTCGAACCATATACAGTGTTTGGAACGGTGGTCGATATCTTTTTGGGAGCACGGGTTCGTCTCCTTGCCGCATGCGATTACTTTACGGTGTACCATCTCCGCGCTGCGGGGGAATGCACCCTCGCTGCGGGCGATGACTCCTTCCACTGCCTGACTGTACTCTCCGGCCATCTGACATTGCGTTCGGAACGTGGAGAGATCGAAGCATGGAAGGGTGAGAGCATATTCCTGCCGGCAGGACTGGGGGCCTATTCACTCACAGGTGTAGGGGAGCTGATTCTTAGTAAAATTTAA
- a CDS encoding DUF2156 domain-containing protein: protein MRLIEFHALTKEDKPLLDQYFCANYYENSHFNFTNLYMWREPFHVHIAEEDDVLYVVSEWKARISALQPFCDPARYPAATKKLLAYFEEIEQPFHIYDMERGYADFLRDCTCADFEVVADRDNFDYVYLAEKLINLSGRKLHSKKNHLNAFRKEHPDAEFVPITDEIVTLCKLELNSWYKQHRQEDGTVDPFIGYERTAILEVLNNFEDFGLKGGAILLDGRVIAFTFGEQLNTDTAVIHVEKADPELRGAYPAINQGFVEHAWSDMTYINREEDMGIEGLRKAKESYKPEKLIEKFNATLVGFANCT, encoded by the coding sequence GTGAGACTCATCGAATTTCATGCCTTAACGAAGGAAGACAAGCCCCTGCTTGATCAATATTTTTGTGCGAATTACTATGAGAATTCGCATTTTAACTTTACGAATCTCTATATGTGGCGCGAACCATTCCACGTTCATATTGCGGAGGAGGACGATGTTCTCTATGTGGTGAGTGAGTGGAAGGCACGCATTTCGGCGCTGCAGCCGTTTTGCGATCCTGCACGTTATCCCGCGGCGACGAAGAAGCTGCTCGCGTACTTCGAGGAGATTGAACAGCCCTTCCATATCTATGATATGGAGCGGGGGTATGCAGATTTCCTGCGTGATTGTACCTGCGCCGACTTCGAGGTAGTTGCTGACCGCGACAACTTTGACTATGTGTATCTCGCGGAAAAACTCATCAATCTCTCAGGGCGCAAGCTGCACTCAAAGAAGAACCATCTGAATGCGTTCCGCAAGGAGCATCCCGATGCAGAGTTTGTGCCGATCACGGATGAGATCGTCACCCTGTGCAAGCTCGAACTGAACAGCTGGTACAAGCAGCACCGTCAGGAGGACGGGACGGTCGATCCGTTCATCGGTTACGAGCGCACGGCGATCCTCGAAGTGCTGAACAACTTTGAGGACTTCGGGCTGAAGGGCGGCGCGATCCTCCTCGATGGGCGCGTCATCGCTTTTACCTTCGGCGAGCAGCTGAATACGGACACGGCGGTCATTCACGTGGAGAAGGCAGATCCTGAGCTGCGCGGCGCGTATCCTGCGATCAATCAGGGGTTTGTGGAGCACGCGTGGAGTGATATGACCTACATCAACCGTGAGGAGGATATGGGCATTGAGGGGCTGCGCAAGGCAAAGGAGTCCTACAAGCCCGAGAAGCTGATTGAGAAGTTTAATGCGACCTTGGTCGGATTTGCAAACTGCACGTGA
- a CDS encoding 2-isopropylmalate synthase translates to MNHTKYTKGYYMPPEIRLDWLRKDAPDKAPIWCSVDLRDGNQALIIPMSLDEKLAFFDLLVRVGFKEIEVGFPAASETEYEFLRRLVEDNLIPDDVTVQVLTQAREHIIRKTFDALRGVKNAIVHVYNPTSAAQREQVFARSKEEILQIAVDGAKLLKKLTEEAGANYRFEYSPESFTGTEPEYALEVCNAVLDVWQPTPDRKAIINLPSTVQMSMSHVYGMQIAYVNERLKYRDSVVLSLHPHNDRGCGVADAEMGLLAGADRVEGTLFGNGERTGNVDIITVAMNMFALGVNPNLDFSDLPHLVEVYEQVTRMQVNPRQPYSGALVFAAFSGSHQDAIAKGMKHWDENKPKHWSLPYLYIDPKDIGRTYDGDVIRINSQSGRGGVGYIMEHQYGISMPKKMREDFSYRVKSVSDSGHKELMPDEIYKVFTDTYVNIVFPFELSDFHLKKQPDGTRMGDVHLKVNGEEHMYGARGNGRLDAISNAMQENLGLHYTNLTYSEHALEIGQTSRAISYISITGKDGKVYWGAGLDTDIITSSILALFSAINRMKAGH, encoded by the coding sequence ATGAATCACACAAAGTACACGAAGGGGTATTATATGCCGCCCGAGATCCGTCTGGACTGGCTGCGCAAGGATGCGCCCGACAAGGCGCCGATCTGGTGCTCGGTCGATCTGCGCGACGGCAACCAGGCACTCATCATTCCAATGAGTCTGGACGAAAAGCTCGCGTTCTTTGATCTCCTCGTGCGTGTGGGATTCAAGGAGATCGAGGTTGGCTTCCCCGCCGCGTCGGAGACGGAGTACGAGTTCCTGCGCCGTCTCGTCGAGGACAATCTCATCCCCGACGATGTGACGGTGCAGGTACTGACGCAGGCACGTGAGCATATCATCCGAAAGACGTTTGATGCGCTGCGCGGCGTGAAGAACGCGATTGTGCATGTCTACAACCCCACGTCTGCAGCACAGCGCGAGCAGGTATTTGCACGATCAAAGGAGGAGATCCTCCAGATCGCCGTAGACGGCGCAAAGCTTCTCAAGAAGCTGACGGAGGAGGCGGGCGCGAACTATCGGTTTGAATACTCGCCCGAAAGCTTCACGGGCACGGAGCCGGAGTATGCGCTCGAGGTCTGCAATGCTGTGCTCGATGTGTGGCAGCCCACGCCCGACCGCAAGGCGATCATCAATCTTCCCTCGACGGTTCAAATGTCGATGTCACATGTCTACGGGATGCAGATTGCCTACGTCAACGAGCGGCTGAAATACCGTGACAGCGTCGTCCTCTCCCTCCACCCGCACAACGACCGCGGCTGCGGCGTAGCAGATGCGGAGATGGGGCTGCTCGCGGGTGCAGACCGTGTCGAGGGCACACTCTTCGGCAACGGGGAACGCACGGGCAACGTCGATATCATCACGGTCGCAATGAATATGTTTGCGCTCGGTGTCAATCCGAATCTCGACTTCTCCGATCTCCCGCACCTCGTCGAGGTCTATGAGCAGGTGACGCGCATGCAGGTCAACCCGCGCCAGCCGTACTCGGGCGCACTCGTCTTTGCCGCGTTCTCCGGCTCCCATCAGGATGCCATCGCCAAGGGCATGAAGCACTGGGATGAGAACAAGCCCAAGCACTGGTCACTGCCATACCTCTACATCGACCCGAAGGATATCGGGCGCACGTACGACGGCGATGTCATCCGCATCAACAGCCAGTCGGGCAGGGGCGGCGTCGGCTACATCATGGAGCACCAGTACGGCATCAGCATGCCGAAGAAGATGCGCGAGGACTTCAGCTATCGCGTGAAGTCCGTCTCCGACAGCGGGCACAAGGAGCTTATGCCGGATGAAATTTACAAGGTCTTTACGGATACATACGTCAATATCGTTTTCCCGTTCGAGCTTTCGGATTTCCATCTGAAAAAGCAGCCGGACGGCACGCGCATGGGGGACGTTCATCTGAAGGTGAACGGCGAGGAGCATATGTACGGGGCGCGCGGCAACGGGCGTCTGGACGCGATCTCGAACGCCATGCAGGAAAATCTTGGCCTGCACTATACGAACCTCACATACAGCGAGCATGCGCTTGAAATCGGGCAG